GATAGGTTTGGGTGTCATCAGATGAACAGTCATCGGCAACAACCACCTCGCACTCGATTGTTTGGTTCCGAGCCGAATCAATTGCTCTTTGCAGCAAATTCAAGCGATTATAGGTACTAATGACAACGCTAAATTTCATAAATTTTACCCCTGTGGTACAGCATTCTGCAATATAGCTTTGATCTTTAGACCGTTGTATCAGTAAAATTATCAATCCCAACAAGTAGACTGAAATAGGATTATCGATTTATCATTGATGATCGTGAGTTTTTTTTAAGCAGACAGAAAGACTATGAACGCTCAAGAGATTATCCGCTCCATTGAAGCGGAACAGATAAAATCGAATCTGCCCGACATTTACGTGGGTGACACTGTAAAAGTGGGAGTAAAAATCAAGGAAGGCGAAAAATACCGCGTCCAACCCTACGAAGGAGTAGTAATTGCCAAGCGCAATGGTGGCATCAACGAAACTATTACAGTCCGTAAGGTTTTCCAAGGCGTGGGCGTTGAGCGAGTATTTTTGCTGCATTCTCCTCGGATTGACAGCATCAAAGTATTACGTCGTGGTAAAGTCCGCCGTGCTAAACTTTATTATCTCCGCGATCGCGTAGGTAAGGCAACCCGGATTAAGCAACGGTTTGACCGCCCTTTGTGATTCGTCCTTCAAAAATATGGGAGAAATCTCAAGCCTCAAGCGGCATCTGCCGCTGACTTGTTTTCCCAGCGAAATTGAGGTATGATATAAACTGCATATTGCGTTAAACTGAAATATAGTTCAGCGCAATCACTGAATCAAAAACAGCTTGTGCGCTCTTAGTTCAGTTGGTAGAACGCAGGTCTCCAAAACCTGATGTCGGGGGTTCAAGTCCTCCAGGGCGCGCTCAAGAGCAAAAAACCAAGCCCGAAATAATTACGCAGCTGCTATATTAGCAGTTAGCGGTAATAATTTCGGGTAAACTTATTGTATTTGCAGTTGTTTTGCTTTCAATTAAGTGGAATAAAGTCGAAACTGCAAATCTGGAAGAACAAAGAGTAACAAACAAGGGGATAAACGGTCGTGTCCAAAAAAAGTGAAGCAGAATTGCCAGAAACTCCCAATGGGTTTAGCTTTGGCAACTTCATACAGGGAACCAAAGAAGAACTTGAAAAAGTAGTTTGGCCCAGTCGGCAACAGATAGTAAGCGAATCTGCTGCTGTGTTATTAATGGTGGCACTTTCCGCATCTTTGATATACTTGGTCGATGGATTGTTTCATTGGGCAGCAAAACAGGTGTTCTGATGACTTTTGCAACAGATGAACCACGCAACTCAACGTTGCAGTCAGAGGAAACGGCAGAAACAGCAGAAGCAGCGTCCAAAGAAGCACGCTGGTATGCAGTGCAAGTAGCCTCAGGCTGTGAAAAGCGTGTAAAGACTAACTTAGAGCAACGCATTCAAACTTTTGATGTCGCTGACAAAATTGTTCAGGTAGAAATTCCGCAGACGCCAGCGGTGAAAATCCGCAAAGATGGCAGTCGCCAGCATACAGAAGAAAAAGTTTTTCCTGGCTATGTGCTGGTGCGGATGATGATGGATGATGATACTTGGCAGGTGGTACGAAACACCTCTCATGTCATCAACTTTGTCGGTTCAGAACAAAAACGTGGTAGCAGCAAGGGTCGCGGTCATGTCAACCCCATACCATTGAGTGCTTCAGAAGTCGAACGTATATTCAAACAAACCAGCGAACAAGAAGCTGTTGTCAAAATTGACATGGCTACTGGTGATAAGATAATGGTGCTTTCTGGCCCATTTAAAGATTTTGAAGGTGAGGTGATTGAAGTTTCTCCAGAACGGAGTAAACTTAAAGCCTTGCTCTCAATTTTCGGCAGGGATACACCAGTAGAATTGGAATTTAATCAGGTAGAGAAACAGAGCTAAATACAAATGGCGAAGAAAGTAGTGGCGGTCATTAAACTGGCCTTGAATGCTGGAAAAGCCAACCCAGCACCGCCAGTCGGGCCCGCCTTGGGTCAACATGGTGTCAACATCATGATGTTTTGTAAAGAGTACAACGCCAAAACAGCAGACCAGGCTGGAATGGTAATACCTGTAGAAATTTCGGTTTTTGAAGACCGGAGTTTTACATTCGTACTCAAAACGCCACCTGCATCAGTACTGATTCGGAAAGCGGCGAAAGTAGAAAAAGGCTCGAATGAACCCAACAAAAAGAAGGTTGGGTCAATTAGCAAAGCACAATTGCAAGAAATAGCCCAAACAAAACTCCCCGACCTCAATGCCAACGACATCGACGCGGCAATGAAGATTGTGGCAGGAACGGCTAAAAATATGGGCATAACAGTCACAGACTAAGAAAGTTATGAGTTATGAGTTATGAGTTATGAGTTTTAAATTACTAACTCCTCATTCCTAACTTCCTAATCTAAAATCCAAAATTTTATCGGGGGAGAGGCGAGGCTTCGGAATTACCCCAGGAGAAAAAATGCCAAAAGTATCGCGTCGTTTGCAAGGACTGCAAGCAAAAGTAGAAGATAAGGACTATCATCCCCTAGAGGCTTTAGCCCTTCTTAAAGACACAGCAACAGCTAAATTTACCGAAGCTGCCGAAGCGCATATCCGGTTGGGAATTGACCCCAAGTATACAGACCAACAGTTGCGGACAACAGTAGCACTGCCCAAAGGTACAGGACAAATCGTCCGAGTGGCGGTGATAGCCAGAGGCGAAAAAGTAAACGAAGCTAGCAACGCTGGTGCTGATTTAGTCGGGTCAGAAGAACTGATTGACGAAATCCAAAAAGGTAGACTGGATTTTGACAAGCTGATTGCTACACCCGATGTCATGCCACAGGTGGCAAAACTGGGTAAGTTGCTTGGGCCGCGTGGTTTGATGCCATCGCCCAAAGGTGGAACCGTAACATTTGATTTAGCAGGTGCGATCGCAGAATTCAAAGCTGGTAAATTAGAATTCCGGGCTGACCGAACTGGCATTGTTCATGTTATGTTTGGTAAGACAACTTTCTCGCCTGAAGATTTGTTAGTCAACCTGAAGGCATTGCAGGAGACGATTGACCGTAACCGTCCTTCAGGAGCTAAAGGTCGTTATTGGCGCACATTTTATGTGGCAGCCACAATGGGGCCATCAATTAAAATTGATGTCACCGCCCTACGAGATTTGAAACTGAGCGAAGCAGGTTAATAAGAGTTATGAGTTATAAGTTAGGAGTTAAGAATAAAACTTCTAACTCCTAACTACTCACTCCTAACTTTAAATTAAATAGGCAAAGCCGGAGACAGCAGGTGCTAATAGCTTAAATGTCCTGCCGAGGTTAAAACTCTAATTGTCAAAATCATCACGCATAAAGGTGTGATAACTATGGCATCGCGAGTCTTACTACTCAACCCCGGCTATATTAGCTGGGGTTTGTTGTTTGGGTTCAGGTTGAGAAAAAACGTAAAAGTAGGGCAATCACCGATTGTTTTAAGGAGGTGAGATTGGAATGGGTAGAACACTAGAAAATAAAAAAGAAATAGTAGCTGACCTCAAAGAAACTTTGAGTGAGTCAACTCTGGCACTGGTAATTGATTATCAGGGGCTAACAGTTTCGGAAATAACAGACTTACGGCGGCGGCTGCGTCCTAGTGGCACCGTTTGTAAGGTGACTAAGAACACTCTCATGGGCATTGCCATTGAAGGTGATGACAAATGGCAACCTCTGTCAGAATTACTCAACGGTTCTTCCGCCTTTTTGCTGGTAAAAGACGATTTTTCATCGGCAATTAAGGCATACCAAGAATTCCAAAAAGTCACCAAGAAGACAGAACTTCGCGGTGGTGTACTGGAAGGTCGCCTACTCAAAGAACCTGATGTCAAGAAACTGGGAGACTTGCCATCTAAGGAACAACTCATCGCCCAAATTGCTGGGGCTATCAACGCTTTGGCTACCAAGATTGCTGTGGGTATCAACGAAGTTCCTGGTTCACTAGCTCGTGCTTTGAAGGCTGTGTCCGACCAAGAGCAAAGTGGTGGTAGCACCGAAACCGCTGCTGTCGAAGATAGCAGCACCGAAAGCACTGCTGAAGCTGCTGCTGAATAGACTTCGTGGTTCATTCATCAGTCAAAAGTCAAAAGTCTATAGTTAAAGACCAATGACCCATGACAAATAAATAATCAAACTTACAGGAGTTATATCAATGTCTGCTGCAACCGATAACATTTTAGAACAACTAAAAACCCTTTCTTTGCTGGAAGCTTCTGAGTTAGTCAAGCAAATTGAAGAAGCTTTTGGTGTAAGTGCTGCTGCACCTGTTGGCGTAGCAATTGCCGGACCTGGTGTTGTTGCTCCTACTGAAGAAGTTGTTGAACAAACCGAGTTTGAAGTGATTCTCGAATCAGTCCCAGCTGATAAGAAGATTGCCGTGCTGAAGATTGTCCGGGAATTGACCGGTTTGGGTCTGAAAGAAGCTAAAGACTTGGTGGAAGCTGCGCCCAAGGCAGTTAAAGAAGGTATTGCTAAGGATGCTGCTGAAGATGCTAAGAAGCGCATCGAAGAAGCTGGCGGTAAGGTAACTATCAAGTAGTCACAATTCTATTACCAGTTTTTTATTAAGGAGCCTAACTTAGGCTCCTTTTTTATAAATTGCCTCTTACGGTTCGGTGCAAACTTCACCAGATACCTTTCGTCGTGGAAGCCCCAGCTTTTAAGCATCTACCGTGTATACTGGAGTTTATGACTAAACCATGAAAAACGACCCAGCACGGCTGAGTTAATAACAGACTGAACAAACTTTGATATTAAACCGCAATAGCTGGTTCTTTCCGTGGCTTTGTTGCTCGTTTTTTAACAGTGGGATATCGGTTTTTACCTCTTACCACGGGCTACCAATCATAGTGAATGGTGCCCAATAAAACGGATGGGAGAGATTACCAACGATATTCTGCTGTAAGTAGCTTGCCATTTGCGGTGGCAAAGATACGCCTCGATTTATGCCAGTTAATTGATTACCTTCAATTCGCACTTTGCCCTGAATCATTGCTAACTGTGCTTGTCGCAGTGCTTCTGCTTTTATCGGTGCAGTCTTTAACTGGCTGTAAAACTCCGTCATTAGCCCTAGAGTTCCGGCATCTGAGACATACCACAAACTGGCAATAGCTGACTTCACACCCGTTTGGATTGCTAACCCTGCAAAACCCAACTCCGCCTGTTCATCTCCAAAAGCAGATTTACAAGCACTTAAAACCAGTAATTCCACTGGCGGCTTATTCCATCCCAATTGACGTACTTGATCTAACCGCAGTTTGGTATCGTACAACTGAATATATGATTTACTTGATTGTCCAGGCACAAAGTCTACGTGAGTTGCTAGGTGAATCATCCCATAAGGATTTTGTCGGCGTTGTGCCTTGAGATTGTTTAGGGTAAAGTCTTTATTCAGGAGGAATTTACCTGGCCATAATTTCTGGACGATGGTAGAAACTTCTAGAGGTACTGCCTGTAAAGGATTTTGATTTTGGTCTTTGGTAAATTCACTAGCTCCCATTGCCAAGACTTGAGAGTTTTTGATATCAACATAGCTAGTATCAGTGAGGTCGCTTTGGGTGCTAGTAAACCTCTTTCTACAGCTAATTTAGAAGACCAATTAAGATTGTTACGAACTGACCCCCTACTGTCAAATGTAGAAGCTAGCTTACGCACAGGTAATGAAGTTGGTCAAAGTATTCTGGTAGTCAGAGTTACTGAAGCTAATGCCTTTGATGGCTCAGTAAGTATTGATAATTATTCCCCTCCTAGTGTTGGTTCTGAAAGATTGGGTTTTAATGCTAGTTATCGAAACCTCACCGGTATCGGTGATGAACTTGCAGCAGCTTATTACCGCACAACTCAGGGAGGCTCAAATATTTATGATTTTAGCTATCGAGTACCGTTGAATGCGATGAATGGTACTTTACAACTACGCACTACTATTAACAACAATAAAGTCGTCCAAGAACCTTTGAATGCCTTTGATATTCGGGGAGAGTCTCAGTTATATGAAATAAGTTATCGTCAGCCTTTGGTGCGATCGCCTCGTGAAGAATTCGCTTTATCATTAGGCTTTACTGTCCAAAATGGTCAGACATTTACTTTTGCAGGGCCAACACCTTTTGGCTTTGGGCCTGACACAGAAGGTAATAGTCGTACCCGTGTTATTAAGTTTGGTCAAGATTATGTGCGACGAGATGTTAATGGTGCATGGGCATTGCGATCGCTATTTAGTTTAGGTCTTGGTAGCTTTGATGCCACCATCAACCCTGATCCTGTTCCCGATGGTCGCTTTTTCAGTTGGTTGGCGCAAGTCCAACGGGTGCAACGGTTGACTAATGATAATCTCTTAATCGCCCAAGCCGAAGTACAATTAACACCCAATGGTTTATTACCCTCTCAGCAATTTGTGATTGGCGGTGGTCAATCTTTGCGCGGTTATCGGCAAAATGCTCGTGCTGGCGATAACGGAGTCCGATTTTCACTAGAAGACCGCATCACTCTAGAAAAAGACGAATCTGGAAATTCGATGCTGCAAATTGCTCCATTTTTTGATTCAGGAGTTATCTGGAATGTAAATGATAACCCCAACCAATTACAGAAACAGAAATTTTTAGCAGGTGTGGGTTTAGGAGTTTTATGGGAACCTTTACCAAATCTAAATATGCGGCTAGATTATGGTCTTCCTTTAATTAACTTAGACGATCGAGGTGAAAACGCTCAAGATCATGGCTTTTATTTTAGTGTAGGATATAGACTTTGAGCATTGGTGTCTACTTTTGCTGGAAATAGATTAACTGTTGGCTTCTATGCCCGCCCGGAAATAAACTTCTTTGGCTTTTAGGCTAAAGTCTACTGAAGTAGACTGGAGGTTTTTGGCGATATTTAGTCATCTTCAGATGGCTTTACCTATTATACGGGAATTTCAATTCCCGGCGGACAAGCGGTTTCACGTTAGTTGACACCAATGGACTTTGAGGCTTTGCAGATAGTTTGGCTGCAACGGAATGTATCGGAAATGGGGCTTTAGACTATTAATCGGATTCTTCGGGCTGTTAATACTATTGAATTTGGGTTCTCGTTTGGGAGCAGAGATTTTTTGGTTTCAGGAAGTCGGCTATCTCCCAGTATTTCTATTGAGGGTGATGACTGGTGGGGTTTTGTGGGTAGTGGTGGCTGGCATAACTGCTGCGTATCTACTGCTAAACTTGGCTTTAGCACAGCGGCTAAAATATCCCCAGTCTCCAAAGATTGAGTCAGCACAACTTGGCAGTGAATTAACAAATTTCCTCAGTCCTGATTATCGAAGACGTAACGAAAGCCAAAGACTTGCGCCACAACGCTTTCAAACATTGAGATTGCGCTGGTTGTTACCTGTAGCTTTGGTACTGAGCTTGTTAATCGGGTTAATTTTAGCCCACTATGGTCAAATTGCTCTTGCCTATTGGCATTCTCCCGTTAATCAGGCTAATCTAACCATTCCCGCACTTTTTCGACCAGAGACAATCTGGCAACTATTGAGGCAGATTATCTCTCAAGTCTCGTATCTGGGCTTAATAGGGGGAGTAGCGATCGCAATCTTAATCTATCCTCAATTTTTATTAACTGCGATCGCAATTTTGTTCAGTCCTATTTTTGCATTCATCCTCTTCCAACACTGGCCAAAGGTGCTGCAATATTTCCACCCTACTCCTTTCAACAGCACTGAGCCTTTATTTGGTCGAGATATCAGCTTTTACGTATTTTCTTTACCTTTTTGGGAACTGTTAGAACTCTGGCTGATGGGATTATGTTTGTATGGCTTCATCGCCGTTACTCTCACTTATCTCCTTTCAGGAAACAGTTTAAGTCAGGGAATTTTCCCCGGTTTTTCGCCCCAGCAGCAGCGCCATTTATATGGTATGGGTGGTTTATTGATGCTGGTGGTGGCTCTGAGTTATTGGCTAAGTCGCTATGAACTCGTGTATTCTAGCCGGGGAGTCAGTTATGGGGCCAGCTATACCGATGTCACAGCCCAGTTGCCAGCTTACACTGTCTTGTGCATCTTGGCAGTGGCGATCGCCTATTACCTACTTTGGCGAACATTTTTCTGGCGATCAAAATCTCAGCATCGCCGCTTGGTATTTTATAGCTTAGGGGTTTATCTCTTATTAGTTGCAATAGCTGGCATTGTTCTACCTACTGTAGTGCAATATTTAATTGTCCAGCCGAATGAGTTGCAACGAGAGCAACCCTATATTCAGCGTACTATCGCCTTGACTCGCCAAGCATTTGATTTAGAGGCGATCGATGCTAAAACTTTCAACCCGCAAGGAACATTGACTGAAGCAGATATTCAAAAGAATAACTTGACAATTCGGAATATTCGCCTTTGGGATCAGCGGCCACTGTTAGAAACTAACCGTCAACTGCAACAAATTCGGCCATATTATCGGTTCCCTGATGCTGATATCGACCGATACACTTTAGTAACAGATATCACTTCACGCCGACCACCTACTCCGCAAAAAACGATAGAGCCACAGGAAGCAGTAGAATCTACAGAAAGGCGGCAAGTATTGATTGCTGCTAGAGAATTAGACTACAGTGCAGTGCCACAGGAAGCTCAAACATGGGTAAACCGCCATTTAATTTATACCCACGGTTTTGGGTTTACTGTTAGCCCAGTTAATACAGTTGGTCCGGGTGGGCTACCAGAATATTTTGTTAAAGATATTAGCGGTGATAGTAGCGCCCTCACAACTTCCAGTGAAGCCATTCGTCAAAGCATTCCCATTGGGCAACCCCGGATTTATTACGGTGAGATTACTAATAGCTATGTGATGACTGGCACAAGAGTTAGAGAGCTAGACTACCCTAGTGGAAGTGACAATGTTTACAACTCTTACGATGGACTAGGTGGCGTTGAAATCGGTTCAGCATGGCGGCGCTGGCTATTTGCCATGTATTTGAAAGATTGGCAAATGGTGCTAACGCGGGACTTTTTGCCAGAGACAAAATTGCTACTGCGACGGAATGTTAAGCAAAGAATTCAAGCGATCGCACCCTTTCTGAAATTTGACAGCGATCCTTATTTAGTCGCTGCTGCTGCTAATCAAGATTTTCCCAGTAATCCCAGTTATCTTTACTGGATTGCTGATGCCTATACAACGAGCGATCGCTATCCTTACTCTGACACTGGTAGCGATGGTATCAACTACATTCGCAATTCTATCAAAGTCGTGATTGATGCTTACAACGGCACTGTTAACTTTTATATTGCCGATTCAAGCGATCCGATCATTGCCACTTGGGCAGCGATATTTCCCAAAATGTTCAAACCGCTCAGTAAAATGCCAGTCAATCTCCGCAGTCATACCCGTTATCCGGTGGACTTTTTTAAAATTCAATCTGAGCGGTTGATGACTTACCACATGACTGATCCTCAGGTATTTTACAATCGGGAAGACCAGTGGCAAATCCCCAACGAAATCTATGGCAGTGAACCTCGACCGGTAGAGCCGTATTATTTAACTACTAGTCTACCCACAGTACCTTTTGTTGGGGAATCCTCCCGCAGAGAAGAATTTATTCTACTTCTCCCCTATACTCCCAAACAACGGACTAATTTAATCGCTTGGCTAGCCGCGCGATCGGATGGCAAGAACTATGGTAGGCTAGTCTTGTATGTCTTTCCTAAAGAACGCCTGGTTTATGGAACAGAGCAAATCGAGGCGCGAATTAACCAAGACCCAGTAATTTCACAGCAAATTTCCCTGTGGAATCGCCAGGGATCGAGAGCTATTCAAGGCAATCTCCTAGTAATTCCCATTGACCAATCGCTGCTATATGTCGAGCCAATCTATCTAGAAGCCACGCAGAATAGTTTGCCAACTTTAGTACGGGTAGTGGTGGCTTACGAAAACCGGATTGTCATGGCACAAACCTTAGAACAAGCATTGCAGGGAATTTTTAAACCAGAAGTTACACCAGCGCCGGCAATTATCCGTCCCTTTGAAGAAGCAGCCCCGCCAGGTTAAATAATTTTAAGACTAAATCGTTACATAGCTGACAATAGTCAGAGATTGCCATTAACAAAATTTATTGCAACAGACATAGTTTAATGTTCAACATAATGTAATAGACACTAAAAGTTAATGGACATGCTACAAAATAACCAACTAGAAATCCGTCACATTAATCCTGAAGTGAGACAGTTGATTAAAATGTACGCCAATGTTAATAACTGTACGCAGTCTGAGATGTTGGAGCGCATTGTTTTGGAGTGGAACGCCCAACAAAGCGAGAGCGAAAGACCACCAGGAGACGAAGATGAATAGTTTTTTGCTACAATCCTTAATCTTCTTGTAACGAGAGATTTTAATTAATTTGGCTCTCTAATTCAAGAAAAACTTTCTAGAGATTGGGTCTTGTTTGAGGGATTGAATAAAATCCCTCAAAGTCATCATACTGCCTGTTAAGGTGAACTTAGGAGTGCCATTTTGAGCAACGATTCTCACTTCACCATCTTGGATCTGAATCTTATTTTTAATGCTATCCCATAGAGTATCAAAGCTCTCATCATCCTTACAACCATTGGCTTCAAGGAACTTTTGGCGTACTTCTGTTTTTAGCGCTAGTGCTTCTGCTGCTTGAGTACGTGCCTCAAAGTGCCTAATTACATCTTCATAAGCACTTTCCCTCAAAGTTTTATTTTCAGTCTGAACTTGTTCTAACTGAGTTTTTGTGGCTTGCAGTTGGGAGGCTAAAGCCGATGATTTCTGATATTCAAGTTTTAAGGCTTGTTTTGCATTGGCTAACAAGGTTTTATAATCTAGCTGATCTCGATCTTGATTTTTTTCGGCTTGCATTTTTATCTCTCGATCAACAGATTTTTGGTGTCAACTCTCGCTAGTGTTGTCAGGTAACTAACGAGAGTTTAGTAAATTTTCTCTGTGTTAGCTGAGTATAGTTATTTCACCAATAATGGTGATTCAGAAGTAGGATTTTCCTGGATACTACTTAAACAACAACTAATGTGCGAACGGATAGCTCGCTCGTAGACTCCAGTCTGCTGAGTGCGTACTCCTACAGCTTGATATATTAAATTCACTTCTGGAAATTCAGACCAATACATCAAAAAAATGTCTTTAGCTGGAGTAATAATTTCATAATTATTCTCTTGTCTTTTCTTTCTGAGCTTACAATTATTTAGTTGTAATTTTTGTCTGAATAGTTTTTCAAATTCTAGAATTAAATCTGAAGTATTTTTCATGGGTTATACACGTTAAAACGTGTTAAGGATGCAAAGATTATCTGGTGATATTATTTAAGTATGACACTTCAGATACCTCTTATAATATAGTGTATCAGTTATCGGCTATTTGAGAAGGGGATTCAGTCGTCGGGTAATTTGTTGGTGCAGCCTCCCGTAGAAAAAAGGCTGTGCGATACCTACGGCGGGCTACGCCTACGCTCAAACCGATTGATTAGGATAGCCTAAACCTAGATATATCAATAAACTCAGCCAAAGGACATCCAAGTTTTTCTGTATAATTTAAGCTAAGAGATGGCATCACCCACATTGTTTTCTCTAGCATTAAGTATTTGCTCTGCGGTTAGCTGTAACTCTGGGAAGATAGTAGATGCGATCGCAGCATTTCCGGCAAATCTGGTTTCTTCATAAAACCCGTCAACTAATATCAGTACGGTAACTGCATTTCTTTGGGGGTCAACAATCCAATATTCAGCAATTCCCCTTGCTGCATACTCGGAACGTTTGTAGCGATAATCCCGATCTGCGTTAGCTTTGCCAGGAGAAACTACTTCGACAACTAATGCTGGAGGCGGCATATCCAAGGTAATTGTGGATCGCGTTGCGCCTTCTAAGGCTGCTGCGAGTTCATCCGTCAGCACAACTAAGTCAGGAATGCGAGTTGTCGCACGAGAACCAGCAACAATAATTTCAACTTTATTACTTAACCGATTGAACGAGGTGAACTTGAGGAAATTGACTAGCAAAAATAGAGATATCTGGACATTTTTTGGGCTTTCGGGTGGCATTGCAACTAACTCACCTGCCACTAGCTCATATTGATTATCCGTGCGATCTTCATACTTCAAATATTCTTCAAGGGTTAGACGTTTACCAAGCTGTTGACTCAGTTCCGTAAGTTTTCCGCCAACCCCCAGCACCGCTTGCTTCATCTGTTCTTCAGTCACTTCTGGAATGTCAGAAAGATCAACGTCCTCATCTTGCATTGCATTAATCCTCTCTCAATCAGTTTGAGAAGCTTTAAAAGAAAATGATTTGCTCACATTAGCAAAACACTATAACAGACCTAAAAATTACTAAACTTCATCATGAGTGCCGATATCAATTAGCAAAATTTCCTCTTCACCAGATTCTATATTTTGCACAAAGTTAAAAACAATATGACAATCATAGTCCACTGAACACGCCCAAGCTCCAGAGAGTTTGCCCTTAAGTTTATGGGTCTGCAACAGTGGATCAAATGGATCGGCGGTTAGTAATGCTAACCGCTCTTCAATTCACTCTTGTAATTGCGGCTGTCGTCCTATCAATCGCTTAAATGCTCGTTTAAAGGAGGATGCCAGGACTACAGTTTTCACTTACGTAACTCATCAATTATCTGAGTAACGGTTCCACGGAAAACTTTACCCGTCTGGTATTCTACCTGTGCTTGAGCGATATTAGCAGCAATTGCAGAACGCCGCCGTTCTGCCAGCCGGTGACGTATCAGATCAATTAGTGTTTCTTGTTCATCTACTGATAAGTCTTCGATGCTTTCTAGAACTTGATCTAACCTGGAGAATGAAGTCATTATCGAACAGAATTCAGGAGTCAGGAGTCAGAATTCAGCAATGTTTTCTGTATGACTGGCGGATAGTGCAGCGGTAGCGAGTATTTTCTAGTCGCGTCTGAATAATCGGCGTTTTTGCACCCCCACCAAATTTTCGATTTGGTGGTAAACAAGAAAGTCGCGGATCTGAATCCCCGGCTGTAAGCGTTGCGTTAGCGAGTCTTGTCTGCGACACGCTACGCGACCGAGCGTCTTGATTCTGACTCCTGAATTCTGACTTCTTCTTCAATAATACATAACTATTACATAAGTCCTAAAATTGCTGCAAAAATCGCAAATCACTAGCATACAAGCGGCGAATATCATCAATTTGGTGTAAC
This Nostoc sp. C052 DNA region includes the following protein-coding sequences:
- a CDS encoding UPF0182 family protein encodes the protein MYRKWGFRLLIGFFGLLILLNLGSRLGAEIFWFQEVGYLPVFLLRVMTGGVLWVVVAGITAAYLLLNLALAQRLKYPQSPKIESAQLGSELTNFLSPDYRRRNESQRLAPQRFQTLRLRWLLPVALVLSLLIGLILAHYGQIALAYWHSPVNQANLTIPALFRPETIWQLLRQIISQVSYLGLIGGVAIAILIYPQFLLTAIAILFSPIFAFILFQHWPKVLQYFHPTPFNSTEPLFGRDISFYVFSLPFWELLELWLMGLCLYGFIAVTLTYLLSGNSLSQGIFPGFSPQQQRHLYGMGGLLMLVVALSYWLSRYELVYSSRGVSYGASYTDVTAQLPAYTVLCILAVAIAYYLLWRTFFWRSKSQHRRLVFYSLGVYLLLVAIAGIVLPTVVQYLIVQPNELQREQPYIQRTIALTRQAFDLEAIDAKTFNPQGTLTEADIQKNNLTIRNIRLWDQRPLLETNRQLQQIRPYYRFPDADIDRYTLVTDITSRRPPTPQKTIEPQEAVESTERRQVLIAARELDYSAVPQEAQTWVNRHLIYTHGFGFTVSPVNTVGPGGLPEYFVKDISGDSSALTTSSEAIRQSIPIGQPRIYYGEITNSYVMTGTRVRELDYPSGSDNVYNSYDGLGGVEIGSAWRRWLFAMYLKDWQMVLTRDFLPETKLLLRRNVKQRIQAIAPFLKFDSDPYLVAAAANQDFPSNPSYLYWIADAYTTSDRYPYSDTGSDGINYIRNSIKVVIDAYNGTVNFYIADSSDPIIATWAAIFPKMFKPLSKMPVNLRSHTRYPVDFFKIQSERLMTYHMTDPQVFYNREDQWQIPNEIYGSEPRPVEPYYLTTSLPTVPFVGESSRREEFILLLPYTPKQRTNLIAWLAARSDGKNYGRLVLYVFPKERLVYGTEQIEARINQDPVISQQISLWNRQGSRAIQGNLLVIPIDQSLLYVEPIYLEATQNSLPTLVRVVVAYENRIVMAQTLEQALQGIFKPEVTPAPAIIRPFEEAAPPG
- a CDS encoding Uma2 family endonuclease → MKQAVLGVGGKLTELSQQLGKRLTLEEYLKYEDRTDNQYELVAGELVAMPPESPKNVQISLFLLVNFLKFTSFNRLSNKVEIIVAGSRATTRIPDLVVLTDELAAALEGATRSTITLDMPPPALVVEVVSPGKANADRDYRYKRSEYAARGIAEYWIVDPQRNAVTVLILVDGFYEETRFAGNAAIASTIFPELQLTAEQILNARENNVGDAIS